One region of Chloroflexota bacterium genomic DNA includes:
- a CDS encoding flavodoxin family protein, producing MKILAIVGSPRLNGNTNFLVDQALDEAAKLGAETEKIVLSQHTVNPCLGHDNCASLESCTQKDDAGWILDKFREADGVILASPVYYYNVSAQMKAFIDRNYFLYKHDQKYMARAVGIIIVAEQIGIEDTLYTLRQFIADFNVEENKVFITSGYADQPGEVKDNLPLLEEARELGRKMAASLK from the coding sequence TTGAAAATACTGGCTATTGTCGGCAGTCCCAGACTGAATGGTAATACCAATTTTCTGGTTGACCAGGCGCTTGATGAGGCGGCGAAACTAGGGGCAGAAACGGAGAAGATAGTACTCAGCCAGCATACCGTAAATCCCTGTCTCGGTCACGATAATTGCGCTTCCCTTGAGTCCTGCACTCAGAAGGATGATGCCGGCTGGATTCTGGATAAGTTCCGTGAGGCAGACGGGGTTATCCTGGCAAGCCCGGTTTATTACTACAATGTGTCCGCCCAGATGAAAGCGTTCATCGACCGAAATTACTTCCTCTACAAACATGACCAGAAATACATGGCCAGAGCAGTGGGTATCATCATAGTGGCCGAGCAGATAGGTATTGAGGATACCCTGTACACCTTGAGGCAATTCATTGCTGACTTCAATGTTGAGGAAAACAAGGTTTTCATCACCAGCGGCTATGCGGACCAGCCCGGGGAGGTAAAGGATAACCTGCCCCTGTTGGAAGAAGCCCGGGAGCTGGGCCGGAAAATGGCGGCAAGCCTGAAGTAG
- a CDS encoding metallophosphatase family protein produces the protein MKIGVISDTHAQTMEDIPWSILNAMEDVDLIVHTGDFTERAVLEGFRELGEVKAVYGNMDSGELKRMLPDKRTIEVAGRQIGLSHGSGGPWGMAERVRPLFGDIDIIIFGHSHLSFNEYIRGTLMFNPGRARDSYGIVTIEKEIEAEIVRV, from the coding sequence TTGAAAATCGGTGTGATTTCAGATACGCATGCCCAGACTATGGAAGATATCCCGTGGTCAATCTTAAACGCGATGGAGGACGTTGACCTCATTGTACATACAGGGGATTTTACAGAAAGGGCGGTGCTGGAGGGGTTCAGGGAGCTCGGGGAGGTAAAAGCAGTTTACGGTAATATGGACTCGGGCGAGCTGAAGCGGATGCTGCCCGATAAGCGGACTATTGAGGTTGCGGGGAGACAGATCGGGCTTTCCCATGGCTCCGGGGGGCCGTGGGGGATGGCGGAAAGAGTGCGGCCATTGTTTGGCGATATTGACATTATCATCTTCGGGCACTCTCATTTATCATTTAATGAGTATATACGGGGAACGCTCATGTTCAATCCGGGGCGTGCCCGAGATTCCTATGGCATTGTGACCATAGAGAAAGAGATAGAGGCTGAGATAGTAAGGGTTTGA
- a CDS encoding MFS transporter, whose protein sequence is MDRRPLFFYGWVIVGIAIIGMILVYGTRHSFSVFFPPILDEFGWSRGSTALMLSLNILIYGLTAPIAGSLCDRWKPNRVIIIGATVLGLATAGCAFARELWHFYLLFGFLMPIGTAFSGWPMLGPTLVNWFAKRRGMVMGLAQVGGGLSFTYGMFVEFVIVQVGWRYTYFVIAGIVIAVLVPLYFFFYRYRPENKGLKPYGADNQWAEITASATEDRKSVPGGWTLRKALRTYQLWFMLASQSLYWGVGAYMVLGHQVKFAEDIGYSSTFAASVFALFGIFVAVGQLSAGLSDWIGREKTMTLAVILTLGALTALISVRDTSQPWLLYLYAMCFGYGAGLCAPTIYAGLADIFHGRNFGVLSGLLMTGFGIGGVIGPWLGGFIHDVTGSYNNAFLLAMMCFALSGITFWIAAPRKAEKLRAQL, encoded by the coding sequence GTGGACAGGAGACCGCTCTTTTTTTACGGCTGGGTCATTGTCGGCATCGCCATAATCGGCATGATTCTGGTTTACGGCACGCGTCACTCCTTCTCCGTTTTTTTCCCACCCATTCTCGATGAGTTCGGCTGGAGCCGTGGCAGCACGGCGCTCATGCTTTCTCTGAATATTCTCATATACGGTCTCACGGCACCGATTGCGGGCAGCCTATGCGACCGCTGGAAGCCCAACCGGGTCATTATAATCGGCGCTACCGTGCTGGGGCTGGCCACAGCCGGCTGCGCTTTTGCCCGTGAACTGTGGCATTTTTACCTGTTATTCGGCTTTTTAATGCCCATAGGAACGGCATTCAGCGGCTGGCCGATGCTCGGGCCGACGCTGGTCAACTGGTTTGCCAAGAGGCGGGGTATGGTCATGGGCCTGGCGCAGGTGGGTGGCGGACTCAGCTTTACCTACGGCATGTTTGTTGAGTTCGTTATCGTTCAGGTAGGCTGGCGTTACACGTACTTCGTTATCGCCGGTATTGTCATTGCCGTTCTCGTTCCCCTTTACTTCTTTTTCTACCGTTATCGTCCGGAGAATAAAGGTCTTAAGCCCTATGGCGCTGATAATCAGTGGGCGGAAATTACCGCCAGTGCTACGGAAGACCGAAAATCTGTGCCCGGTGGCTGGACACTGCGGAAAGCATTGAGGACATATCAGTTGTGGTTCATGCTGGCATCCCAATCACTTTACTGGGGCGTTGGTGCCTATATGGTACTGGGCCATCAGGTCAAGTTTGCCGAAGACATTGGCTACAGCAGCACCTTCGCGGCATCTGTCTTCGCCCTCTTCGGTATTTTCGTGGCCGTGGGACAACTGTCCGCAGGCCTGTCCGACTGGATAGGGAGGGAGAAAACGATGACGCTCGCCGTCATTCTGACCCTGGGGGCGCTCACCGCTTTGATTTCGGTGCGTGATACGTCGCAACCCTGGCTTCTTTACCTGTACGCCATGTGTTTTGGCTACGGTGCCGGGCTGTGCGCACCGACCATCTATGCCGGACTGGCGGATATCTTTCATGGCCGGAATTTTGGTGTCCTGTCCGGGCTGCTGATGACTGGCTTCGGCATCGGTGGGGTAATCGGGCCATGGCTGGGTGGCTTCATCCATGACGTTACCGGGAGCTATAACAATGCCTTTCTTCTGGCCATGATGTGTTTCGCTCTTTCCGGCATTACCTTCTGGATTGCTGCACCGAGGAAAGCGGAAAAGCTGCGAGCTCAATTATGA
- a CDS encoding alcohol dehydrogenase catalytic domain-containing protein — protein sequence MKGAFYQGNKSFYVGDSPPRPPGRGEVRLNIAYGGICGTDVHIYLGHMDHRTTLPQVIGHEMSGTVAEVGQGVVDFKLGDKAVVRPVVSCGRCPACKMGHYNVCHQINVLGVDTPGCFQGNWTVPAETLHRLPDDIDIKLAALVEPVAVGAHAVRLGQVTENEHVVVIGAGPIGILVALESKLKGAHVFVSEINPFRINLAREFGLEVVNPKETDLPAYVAEKTGGAGADVVFEVTGLAPGAEMMTRLARTRGRIVIVGIFAEPVPVSLGQFFLRELRLRGVRLYEPEDFETAIPLVAARAVPFERLISDVRPLERIQDTFEEIERGANFMKVLLKCSD from the coding sequence GTGAAAGGCGCGTTCTACCAGGGAAATAAAAGCTTCTACGTTGGTGATTCCCCTCCCCGGCCACCGGGACGCGGGGAGGTCAGACTGAATATCGCCTATGGCGGCATCTGCGGAACGGATGTCCATATCTATCTGGGGCATATGGACCACCGCACCACGCTGCCGCAGGTCATCGGCCACGAGATGTCCGGCACGGTTGCCGAAGTCGGCCAGGGCGTCGTCGATTTCAAGCTTGGCGATAAAGCGGTGGTCAGGCCGGTGGTTTCCTGCGGGCGCTGCCCGGCCTGCAAGATGGGGCACTACAACGTCTGCCATCAGATAAATGTGCTCGGCGTGGACACGCCGGGGTGTTTTCAGGGCAATTGGACGGTGCCGGCGGAAACGCTGCACCGCCTGCCTGATGACATTGACATCAAACTGGCGGCGCTGGTTGAACCGGTGGCGGTGGGCGCACATGCCGTCCGCCTCGGGCAGGTCACCGAAAATGAGCATGTGGTTGTCATTGGCGCCGGACCTATTGGCATACTGGTGGCACTGGAATCCAAACTGAAGGGAGCACATGTCTTCGTTTCTGAAATCAATCCTTTCCGTATTAACCTGGCCCGGGAATTCGGCCTGGAAGTGGTCAATCCGAAGGAGACCGACCTGCCGGCATATGTAGCTGAGAAAACCGGTGGGGCTGGAGCCGATGTTGTCTTCGAAGTAACCGGACTGGCGCCCGGCGCAGAAATGATGACCCGGCTGGCCAGAACAAGGGGACGCATTGTCATTGTCGGTATTTTTGCCGAGCCGGTACCTGTGAGCCTGGGACAATTTTTTTTGCGGGAACTCAGGCTTCGAGGAGTCAGGCTATATGAGCCGGAAGACTTTGAGACCGCAATTCCACTGGTTGCAGCCAGGGCTGTTCCCTTCGAACGATTGATTTCCGACGTGCGTCCACTGGAAAGGATACAGGATACCTTTGAGGAGATTGAACGCGGGGCCAATTTCATGAAGGTACTGCTGAAGTGCAGCGATTAG
- a CDS encoding DinB family protein, whose product MKKARTLDRLKREWQALLNTWKGLPEDVLLLPGAVGHWSTRDVMAHIATWEEEALKALPLILEGKPLPRYMGIDAFNAREQARKRHLPLKRVKEELLATHKKLVQFLENVPESAFASPRFTKRLRLDAIGHYREHAAQIAAWRTEQGY is encoded by the coding sequence GTGAAAAAAGCGCGCACGTTGGACAGATTGAAACGGGAGTGGCAGGCGCTCCTTAATACATGGAAAGGATTGCCGGAAGATGTTCTCCTTCTGCCGGGCGCCGTAGGTCACTGGTCAACCCGCGACGTCATGGCCCATATTGCCACCTGGGAAGAAGAAGCTCTGAAAGCCCTGCCTCTCATTCTGGAAGGCAAGCCGCTCCCGCGCTACATGGGCATTGATGCTTTCAACGCCAGAGAGCAGGCGCGCAAGCGACATCTGCCCCTGAAACGAGTAAAAGAGGAGCTGCTGGCCACCCATAAAAAGCTGGTTCAATTCCTGGAGAACGTCCCTGAAAGCGCCTTTGCCAGTCCTCGCTTCACCAAGCGACTTCGCCTTGATGCCATCGGCCACTACCGGGAACATGCCGCACAGATTGCCGCCTGGAGAACGGAACAGGGATATTAA
- a CDS encoding YbaK/EbsC family protein — translation MNLAAFLVSNKIEFEFIEKRATHHAAEAAEASGMPLSEIVKSIVFVDQDARPLLAVVLADVDVSRHKLERCSGSKSVRLASDVAAKAATGYPTGGIPPVGHKKRIPVYIDQKVMQCDYVWCGGGARSKLVKLKSSDIARLTAARICDLSTD, via the coding sequence ATGAACCTGGCCGCCTTTCTGGTCAGCAACAAGATTGAATTCGAATTCATAGAGAAAAGGGCCACCCACCACGCCGCCGAGGCGGCTGAGGCCAGCGGCATGCCTTTGAGCGAGATTGTCAAGTCCATCGTTTTCGTTGACCAGGATGCCAGACCGCTGCTGGCGGTGGTACTTGCCGATGTCGATGTGAGCCGTCACAAGCTGGAACGTTGCTCCGGTTCGAAGTCGGTGCGGCTGGCTTCCGATGTTGCTGCCAAAGCTGCCACCGGTTACCCCACTGGCGGCATACCTCCGGTGGGTCACAAAAAGAGAATACCGGTATACATTGACCAAAAGGTCATGCAATGTGATTACGTCTGGTGTGGCGGCGGCGCCCGGTCCAAACTGGTTAAGTTAAAGAGTTCTGATATCGCCCGGTTGACTGCCGCCAGGATTTGCGACCTTTCCACCGATTAG
- a CDS encoding prepilin-type N-terminal cleavage/methylation domain-containing protein, with protein MSKGQKGFTLLEIVVGSAIMAVVVGAIAATITILFLNYGQMAGQNTALPQVQNAGFWVTRDVQTSRNVTATDPNGFPLSLRLPVDINENNDNSANYVFEGSKLKRQLYDASDNLISETFIADYLDADNCTFSTVNATLGYYRLTVTATREGESVTRVYDVGQRL; from the coding sequence ATGAGCAAAGGACAAAAAGGTTTTACTCTGCTCGAAATTGTGGTCGGCTCGGCCATAATGGCAGTGGTGGTAGGGGCAATTGCCGCGACCATAACCATATTGTTCCTGAACTATGGCCAGATGGCAGGGCAGAATACAGCTCTGCCTCAGGTACAGAACGCAGGCTTCTGGGTTACGCGCGATGTTCAGACATCGAGGAATGTCACCGCCACCGACCCAAACGGTTTTCCACTTTCTCTAAGATTACCGGTTGACATTAATGAGAACAATGATAACAGCGCTAATTATGTCTTCGAGGGCAGTAAGCTGAAACGCCAGCTCTATGACGCCTCGGACAACCTCATTTCAGAGACCTTTATTGCCGATTACCTGGACGCGGATAACTGCACTTTCAGTACGGTGAACGCCACCCTGGGATATTACCGGCTTACGGTAACAGCCACCCGCGAGGGAGAATCAGTCACCAGGGTATATGATGTCGGCCAGAGGTTATAG